A window from Thiomonas sp. FB-Cd encodes these proteins:
- the flgA gene encoding flagellar basal body P-ring formation chaperone FlgA has product MNDPHEFDVPFRQPRLMPVPPAPLAVVRGVVIFCLVMLGLATTVIAAPRATQTGAQEWERATTIRQTVEDFVRGRLPQQAQQPRIAIQGPAAGLHFPRCTQLHAQDFGSANPFGAQTVEVRCEAPQVWSLYLPVQVSWPQGAVIADRALGAGHVLTIGDLSVVQRDLSKLPAGAVTKPEQAIGRVLQYSVAAGQSITQDMLTGRQIVHYGQSVSLVAIGPGVRLVALGMALENGREGQTIMARNVQSGKVVTGVLDSEGQVMVALGP; this is encoded by the coding sequence ATGAACGATCCACACGAATTTGACGTCCCCTTCCGGCAGCCCAGGCTGATGCCAGTGCCACCGGCCCCGCTTGCGGTCGTGCGCGGCGTTGTGATCTTCTGCCTTGTGATGCTCGGTCTTGCAACCACGGTAATTGCAGCACCCCGGGCCACTCAGACCGGGGCGCAGGAGTGGGAGCGTGCCACGACCATCCGCCAAACGGTGGAGGACTTCGTGCGCGGTCGCTTGCCGCAGCAGGCTCAGCAACCGCGCATCGCGATTCAGGGGCCGGCTGCTGGCCTGCATTTTCCACGCTGTACACAGTTGCACGCACAGGATTTTGGCTCCGCCAACCCATTTGGGGCACAGACTGTTGAGGTGCGATGTGAAGCGCCGCAGGTGTGGTCCCTTTATCTGCCGGTGCAGGTTTCGTGGCCGCAGGGTGCGGTGATCGCTGACCGTGCGCTGGGCGCCGGGCACGTGCTGACCATCGGCGATCTGTCCGTGGTGCAACGCGACCTGTCCAAGTTGCCCGCTGGTGCCGTGACAAAACCCGAACAGGCCATCGGCCGCGTGCTTCAGTACAGCGTGGCGGCCGGTCAAAGCATTACCCAAGACATGCTCACCGGGCGGCAGATTGTGCATTACGGACAATCGGTTTCTCTGGTGGCGATCGGACCGGGGGTGCGACTGGTGGCTTTGGGCATGGCCCTCGAGAACGGACGCGAGGGCCAAACCATCATGGCGCGCAACGTGCAATCCGGCAAGGTTGTCACAGGCGTCCTCGATTCCGAGGGTCAGGTCATGGTCGCCCTCGGTCCCTAG
- the flgB gene encoding flagellar basal body rod protein FlgB, whose translation MISALDSTFAPLQKALNLRGYRQQLLAANMANADTPGYKAVDLDFTKALHGALTGQGTTLALKTEQARQLPATAGSNPAANFVVYEAGNTVRLDGNSVDMNREQAAFQKNSIQYEADLTFLTGKIKTLTSAITGT comes from the coding sequence ATGATTTCTGCCCTCGACAGCACCTTCGCTCCGCTACAAAAGGCGCTCAATCTGCGCGGCTACCGCCAGCAACTTCTGGCCGCGAATATGGCCAACGCGGATACGCCAGGCTACAAAGCCGTGGATCTGGATTTCACCAAGGCCCTGCACGGTGCGCTGACCGGCCAGGGCACCACGTTGGCCCTGAAGACCGAGCAGGCCCGCCAGCTCCCCGCGACAGCTGGAAGCAATCCAGCTGCCAATTTTGTAGTCTACGAAGCCGGCAATACCGTGCGTCTCGATGGCAACTCCGTGGATATGAACCGGGAGCAGGCGGCATTTCAGAAAAACAGTATTCAGTATGAAGCCGACCTGACCTTCCTGACTGGCAAGATCAAAACCTTGACTTCGGCCATCACCGGCACTTGA
- a CDS encoding GGDEF domain-containing protein has protein sequence MSVPAPLRDTLSLPSVVQHAASVPISGVNMGFEMVTAVPGSQARHDAMRTARDLFAAWLQRCLRQGAYRQRAQAVAAVPTQAITRHLDQAVQGVAEAASLALAQTNLAEALVDIELLVERLAAAIKTQPEALHIYDQLVERGLETLQHLAEIEVELTAQQAGLDPLTGLPGRRALQHCLLAEQARVRRHADDCALVLIDLDCFKRVNDRYGHLVGDRYLAAFAGVLGAELRPYDKAFRYGGDEFVLCLPQATTEQASAAVERIRGRLQRQPLLVIMGQSLHAEFSAGVAALERGQSVTDSLAEADALLYAAKQPKSVPIAAPGLRDINIFRDGSA, from the coding sequence ATGTCCGTCCCTGCACCATTACGCGATACCCTGTCACTGCCATCTGTGGTGCAGCATGCTGCCAGCGTGCCGATTTCAGGCGTCAACATGGGATTTGAAATGGTCACCGCGGTGCCAGGTTCCCAGGCTCGACATGATGCCATGCGCACGGCGCGGGACCTGTTCGCCGCATGGTTGCAGCGCTGTCTTCGGCAGGGCGCCTACAGGCAACGCGCACAAGCCGTCGCGGCTGTACCGACGCAAGCCATCACGCGGCACCTAGACCAGGCGGTCCAGGGGGTGGCGGAAGCGGCATCTCTCGCGTTGGCACAGACAAACCTCGCTGAAGCATTGGTGGATATTGAATTACTGGTCGAAAGACTGGCCGCCGCAATCAAGACGCAGCCCGAAGCGTTGCACATTTACGATCAGCTGGTGGAACGAGGACTCGAGACGCTGCAGCATTTGGCGGAAATCGAGGTGGAACTTACTGCTCAGCAAGCTGGACTCGATCCGCTTACTGGCCTTCCTGGCCGTCGAGCTCTGCAGCACTGCCTGCTCGCAGAGCAGGCAAGGGTGCGGCGCCACGCCGACGACTGCGCCCTTGTGTTGATTGACCTCGACTGCTTCAAGCGCGTCAACGACCGTTATGGCCACCTCGTCGGTGACCGCTACCTGGCGGCGTTTGCTGGTGTGCTGGGTGCCGAGCTGCGTCCTTACGACAAGGCCTTCCGGTACGGCGGCGACGAATTCGTACTTTGTCTGCCGCAAGCGACAACTGAGCAGGCATCCGCAGCTGTTGAACGCATCCGGGGCAGGCTGCAGCGACAGCCGCTTCTGGTGATCATGGGGCAGTCTTTGCACGCCGAGTTTTCTGCGGGCGTCGCCGCATTGGAGCGAGGACAAAGCGTGACCGACAGCCTCGCCGAGGCCGATGCCTTGCTCTACGCAGCAAAGCAACCGAAATCCGTCCCCATCGCAGCGCCGGGCCTGCGTGACATCAATATTTTCCGGGACGGCAGCGCCTGA
- the fliS gene encoding flagellar export chaperone FliS — protein sequence MSAGLAVQAYRQVEQQGVSEDKLLVLGLDGILEYLRRAKVAIGDGATERKLASLSKAYQIVEHLLVALPVPSGQDATPLGNRLGGIYRYLLERMAQANIFDDVQAIDDCAAVVGALRDSWLEGLRRV from the coding sequence ATGAGCGCAGGTTTGGCCGTACAGGCCTATAGGCAGGTCGAGCAGCAGGGCGTATCGGAAGACAAGCTTCTCGTACTGGGTCTCGATGGCATTCTCGAGTACCTGAGGCGAGCTAAAGTGGCCATCGGAGACGGGGCAACGGAGCGCAAACTCGCCAGCCTGAGCAAGGCCTACCAAATCGTCGAGCACTTGCTCGTCGCGCTTCCGGTGCCCAGTGGACAGGATGCCACACCTTTGGGCAACCGCCTTGGTGGGATCTACCGCTACCTGCTCGAACGCATGGCCCAGGCCAACATTTTCGACGACGTGCAGGCCATCGACGACTGCGCAGCCGTGGTCGGAGCCTTGCGCGACTCGTGGCTCGAGGGCCTGCGACGCGTGTGA
- the motD gene encoding flagellar motor protein MotD, producing the protein MGRKRRQDEHENHERWLVSYADFITLLFAFFVVMYSISSLNEGKYKVLSQTLVSAFAGQPSAPNPIQAGAPYSNAPSVIDLPPLPRPTSIAPMPTRPHAANGPKGGTALGQDPVQLKLQAIALTMAERLASQINKGEVQVRITPLGVVIDIHDNLLFASGQAQLSPVAQGLLQEVAGVLSGLPYQIQVNGYTDDKPIHNPQFQSNWALSAMRAVSVVHMLIEQSVPPGQLIAAGYGQYHPVASNSTTGGRAANRRVSIVIVSPEQPTGAVGVAAAQPLAPAFAPAHSTATRSAS; encoded by the coding sequence ATGGGACGTAAGCGGCGGCAGGACGAGCACGAGAACCACGAGCGGTGGCTGGTTTCCTATGCCGATTTCATCACGCTGCTATTTGCTTTTTTCGTGGTCATGTACTCAATATCCTCGCTCAATGAGGGCAAGTACAAGGTGCTTTCGCAAACGCTTGTGTCGGCGTTTGCTGGGCAGCCGAGCGCGCCCAACCCGATTCAGGCCGGCGCGCCGTATTCCAACGCGCCCAGCGTGATCGACCTTCCGCCGCTACCCCGCCCAACGAGCATCGCCCCGATGCCCACGCGCCCCCACGCAGCGAATGGCCCGAAGGGCGGCACGGCGCTGGGGCAGGACCCGGTGCAACTGAAGCTTCAGGCCATTGCGCTGACCATGGCCGAGCGCCTGGCCAGCCAGATCAACAAGGGTGAGGTGCAGGTACGCATCACGCCGCTTGGCGTGGTGATCGATATTCACGACAACCTTCTTTTTGCCTCAGGCCAGGCACAGCTTTCACCGGTGGCGCAAGGTCTCCTGCAAGAAGTGGCCGGGGTGCTCAGCGGTCTTCCTTATCAGATCCAGGTCAACGGATATACCGACGACAAGCCCATTCACAATCCACAGTTCCAGTCCAACTGGGCACTTTCTGCAATGCGCGCCGTATCCGTCGTGCATATGTTGATTGAGCAAAGCGTACCGCCCGGGCAACTCATCGCAGCAGGCTACGGGCAATACCATCCGGTGGCGTCGAATAGCACGACCGGGGGCCGCGCGGCCAACCGCCGCGTGAGCATCGTCATCGTCTCACCGGAGCAGCCCACGGGGGCCGTTGGTGTTGCGGCCGCCCAACCTCTCGCTCCCGCCTTCGCACCTGCCCATTCAACCGCGACCCGATCTGCCTCGTGA
- a CDS encoding PilZ domain-containing protein, with protein sequence MSETLPPEPLDPSDVASLLPRADAVHLEAVLPMDWVETITPQSALADVMADNGTLLRALLMLDDSRVPADAEQGRNDAIQHLERRIDLLLIMASTALRGMNVMPPERSCVLSARHLLWGSDEVVGVGRRVWARIYLRHRIALPLMLPGQIVEEVAEGDVLWHRMAIESLDDALQGDLERFIFRHHRRQVARQRAAG encoded by the coding sequence ATGTCCGAGACCCTTCCCCCTGAACCGTTGGATCCGTCCGACGTTGCATCGCTCTTGCCGAGGGCAGACGCCGTCCATCTGGAGGCCGTGCTACCGATGGACTGGGTTGAAACGATCACTCCGCAGTCGGCCCTGGCGGACGTGATGGCTGACAATGGAACGTTGCTGCGTGCGCTGCTGATGCTTGATGATTCGCGCGTCCCCGCAGACGCTGAACAAGGTCGAAACGACGCGATTCAGCATCTCGAACGTCGCATCGACCTTTTGCTCATCATGGCCAGCACAGCGCTTCGAGGCATGAATGTTATGCCTCCGGAGCGCTCGTGCGTGCTGTCGGCGCGGCATCTGCTTTGGGGCAGTGACGAGGTCGTCGGCGTCGGTCGCCGCGTCTGGGCGCGTATCTACCTGCGTCACCGCATCGCTCTGCCGCTGATGCTGCCGGGACAAATTGTGGAGGAGGTGGCGGAGGGCGATGTGCTGTGGCATCGAATGGCCATCGAGTCCCTCGACGACGCGCTGCAGGGTGATCTGGAGCGATTCATCTTCCGCCACCACAGGCGGCAGGTCGCTCGTCAGCGCGCCGCGGGCTAA
- the flgC gene encoding flagellar basal body rod protein FlgC, with protein sequence MSLFTALDVSNSGLNAESYRLNVVASNLANANAATSSNGQPYRAREVVFAAQPLSGPGIPAGVKGVQVAGVVEKPGAMKLVYDPGNPLADKQGNVAYPNVNPVDEMVNMISASRAYQADVNVMNTTKNLLLKTLTLGQ encoded by the coding sequence ATGTCCCTGTTTACTGCACTTGACGTTTCCAACTCCGGCCTGAATGCCGAGAGCTACCGGCTCAATGTCGTCGCCAGCAATCTGGCCAACGCCAATGCAGCCACCAGCTCCAACGGCCAACCCTACCGCGCTCGCGAAGTGGTGTTTGCCGCGCAACCGCTCTCTGGACCCGGTATCCCTGCTGGCGTCAAGGGCGTCCAGGTCGCTGGCGTCGTGGAAAAGCCTGGCGCCATGAAATTGGTGTACGACCCGGGCAATCCGCTGGCGGATAAGCAAGGCAATGTGGCTTACCCGAACGTGAACCCCGTTGACGAGATGGTCAACATGATTTCCGCGTCGCGCGCTTACCAGGCGGACGTGAACGTGATGAACACCACCAAGAACCTGCTTCTTAAAACCCTCACCTTGGGCCAATGA
- a CDS encoding flagellin translates to MSIHWSIIMAISGIINTNVNALNTLNALGSTSSSLSTYIQQLSTGKQINGPADNPAGYAIAQRFQTQINGLNQAVSNGNQAVSLVQTATGALQNETNLLQQIRTIAVQSANGSNTASDRSSLQGVVSQLLAQVQTIATQTQFNGQNILDGSFSGQQFQVGANANQVINVSISNSQANAVGVNTIGTSGAVYSGASGSATNNGYDSAYTLSTGAGNFTSGTVSISGSVGVASVSVASTDASAASIAASVNAVTQNTGVSATANTSVAFTVGSGSFSFTLSNGTSGSPTNPVTISANVTDPNSATGLSGLVAAIDNSTAQTGVTASVNTSNQLVLTQNQGQNILISGFGGSGTLTAGAATAISSGAGTALVQGFVQMASTQGYSLGNGSNIGLGSISSLQAASTANVSTVTGANQAISIIDNAINSLNQQGGALGAIQNRIQASVQNSQTTATNLQAAQSVVQDANIAQATTQLSKYQILQQAGISTLAQANSLQQSYLKLLP, encoded by the coding sequence ATGTCCATCCATTGGAGCATCATCATGGCCATCTCCGGCATTATCAACACCAACGTCAATGCGCTGAACACCCTGAACGCCCTCGGCAGCACTTCGAGCAGCCTGAGCACCTACATCCAGCAACTCTCCACCGGCAAGCAGATCAACGGACCCGCCGACAATCCTGCCGGTTACGCCATCGCGCAACGCTTCCAGACCCAGATCAATGGCTTGAACCAAGCCGTGTCCAATGGAAACCAGGCCGTTTCGCTCGTGCAAACCGCTACCGGGGCGCTACAGAACGAAACCAATCTTCTGCAGCAGATTCGCACCATCGCCGTCCAATCCGCCAACGGTTCCAATACTGCGTCCGACCGATCCTCCCTGCAGGGCGTTGTATCGCAGCTTCTGGCGCAGGTGCAGACCATCGCCACGCAAACTCAATTCAACGGGCAAAACATCCTCGATGGCAGTTTTTCGGGTCAGCAGTTCCAGGTTGGCGCGAATGCCAACCAAGTGATCAACGTGTCCATCTCAAATTCGCAAGCCAATGCAGTCGGCGTCAACACCATCGGCACATCCGGGGCCGTATACTCAGGGGCTAGTGGCTCAGCCACCAACAATGGCTACGATTCCGCCTACACGCTTAGCACTGGCGCCGGTAATTTCACGAGCGGCACGGTCTCGATCTCCGGTTCGGTGGGTGTCGCGAGTGTCTCCGTCGCATCAACGGACGCCTCCGCGGCGTCAATTGCTGCGTCCGTCAATGCTGTGACTCAAAATACAGGGGTTAGCGCGACGGCCAACACCAGCGTCGCGTTTACCGTTGGCTCGGGCTCTTTCAGCTTCACGCTGAGCAACGGCACCTCGGGTTCACCAACCAACCCAGTCACCATTTCCGCCAATGTCACCGATCCAAACAGCGCTACTGGTTTGAGCGGTCTCGTTGCTGCGATCGATAACAGCACTGCGCAGACTGGTGTGACTGCTAGCGTGAATACCAGCAACCAACTGGTGCTTACGCAGAATCAGGGTCAGAACATTCTGATTTCGGGCTTTGGTGGCTCGGGGACTCTTACCGCGGGCGCAGCCACGGCAATCAGCAGTGGCGCGGGTACTGCGCTTGTGCAAGGGTTTGTGCAGATGGCGTCGACTCAAGGTTATTCCTTGGGGAATGGCTCAAACATCGGCCTAGGCTCGATCAGTTCCTTGCAGGCGGCCTCCACCGCCAACGTGTCCACGGTTACCGGGGCTAACCAAGCAATTTCCATTATCGACAACGCCATCAACTCCCTGAATCAGCAAGGTGGGGCACTCGGTGCCATCCAGAACCGGATTCAAGCCTCGGTGCAGAACTCGCAAACCACTGCGACCAATCTGCAGGCGGCCCAGTCCGTGGTACAGGACGCCAACATCGCGCAGGCGACGACGCAACTGTCGAAGTATCAGATTCTTCAGCAAGCCGGTATCTCCACGTTGGCGCAGGCCAACTCACTGCAGCAAAGTTACTTGAAGCTTCTGCCGTAA
- a CDS encoding SPOR domain-containing protein, with the protein MTDPLDSIHKRLRWLNRGVLVAGVLVLLGLFIITLRTLQPSKPKTVIVAVAVPKPPQSGTSAPTPASASRPFPAVAASVPATPPALVASRAMTASVSTSAMTPVPGVGASGASRPQGAASAASSGAVAKMQTRPSQAFTSEPTPPSRHISEPVKTHAAGAAQRQAFKAAESGKAIHVAKPAPKHERKRELLTRAKERDVRHHAAAHREVAAVLTCKRSGWYVQVGAFADARRFQRLRARLERASYKPCKAPEAPGGLSVLWVGDYPTRDEAQHAGKRLEASLRSAAYVRHLPPR; encoded by the coding sequence GTGACCGATCCACTCGACTCGATCCATAAGCGCCTGCGCTGGCTCAATCGCGGCGTACTCGTAGCCGGCGTTCTGGTGCTCCTAGGCCTGTTCATCATCACACTGCGCACGCTACAGCCGTCGAAACCCAAGACGGTGATCGTTGCAGTGGCCGTGCCGAAGCCGCCGCAATCGGGCACGTCTGCACCCACGCCCGCGAGTGCGTCCAGGCCTTTTCCTGCCGTCGCTGCATCCGTGCCGGCCACGCCCCCAGCCTTGGTGGCGTCCAGGGCCATGACTGCCAGCGTGTCCACGTCTGCCATGACGCCTGTGCCCGGGGTGGGCGCGTCGGGCGCATCGAGACCGCAGGGCGCCGCATCTGCCGCATCTTCCGGGGCGGTGGCCAAGATGCAAACGCGGCCGTCGCAAGCCTTCACCTCGGAGCCCACCCCGCCCAGTCGCCACATAAGCGAGCCCGTGAAGACGCATGCCGCAGGTGCTGCGCAACGCCAGGCGTTCAAGGCGGCTGAATCGGGCAAGGCGATCCATGTGGCGAAGCCGGCACCAAAACATGAGCGTAAGCGCGAGCTTTTGACCAGGGCGAAGGAGCGGGACGTGCGACACCACGCTGCGGCGCATCGGGAGGTTGCCGCAGTGCTCACATGCAAGCGCTCCGGATGGTATGTGCAGGTGGGAGCTTTTGCTGACGCGCGGCGCTTTCAACGTCTGAGAGCGCGTCTCGAACGCGCGAGCTACAAGCCCTGCAAGGCGCCCGAGGCGCCCGGGGGACTGAGCGTGCTATGGGTCGGCGACTACCCGACGCGCGACGAGGCTCAGCACGCCGGCAAGCGGCTTGAGGCTTCGCTGCGCAGTGCGGCCTACGTGCGCCATCTGCCGCCGCGCTAA
- a CDS encoding chemotaxis protein CheW: MDGSRNSLGVISKSGHWLVLDVDGQACAIASGQVRQIRRSDGIVALPGRNPCYPGLLAWQGRPLVVLDLGACLGRRPSLGLLAARVLVCQLEGECCALVVDAVRGFHREASGESQRITVSPGLPPPWSAMTALLPLSLAADGEVCALLHLPTLWDDCLSLMPLMPEVAPYTASPAASQEPDS; encoded by the coding sequence ATGGATGGTTCGCGCAATTCGTTGGGTGTGATTTCGAAGTCAGGACATTGGCTCGTGCTCGACGTGGACGGGCAGGCGTGCGCTATTGCCAGCGGGCAGGTGAGGCAAATTCGCCGATCCGACGGTATCGTGGCGCTGCCCGGGCGCAACCCTTGCTATCCGGGCCTTCTGGCCTGGCAGGGTCGCCCTCTGGTCGTGCTCGACCTCGGCGCCTGCCTCGGCCGCCGGCCAAGCCTGGGTCTGCTTGCCGCGCGCGTCCTGGTGTGTCAGTTAGAGGGGGAGTGCTGCGCCTTGGTCGTTGATGCTGTGCGCGGCTTTCACCGCGAGGCGTCGGGCGAGTCACAGCGCATTACCGTCTCGCCAGGTTTGCCGCCGCCGTGGAGTGCCATGACGGCGCTACTGCCGCTGTCCTTGGCCGCCGACGGCGAGGTTTGTGCGCTGTTGCACCTTCCCACGCTCTGGGACGATTGCCTGTCTCTTATGCCTCTTATGCCGGAGGTTGCACCGTACACCGCCTCGCCTGCGGCTTCACAGGAGCCTGATTCGTGA
- a CDS encoding flagellar hook assembly protein FlgD, producing the protein MTTPSIGSNAFLSSLQTSSSSGTSGSSASGLSGLGNVNTFYNLLVTQLTNQDPLNPMSNSDLSAQLAQFSTASGVQSMQQSMAALTAQMAQSQGLQAANLVGQNVVFDNNSVSLGASGGTAGGFTLASAAQNVQVQIQNTAGQVIQTLKLGGLPTGVQTFNWNGTDSTGKPAPVGNYTFSVQAMDSGGQSVAAIPFGTGTVQSVYLNASTGPSLQIQGQSGTIPLSSIQGVM; encoded by the coding sequence ATGACCACCCCTTCCATTGGCAGCAACGCCTTTCTCTCATCGCTGCAGACGAGCAGCAGCAGCGGCACCTCGGGTAGTAGCGCCAGCGGCCTGAGCGGGCTGGGGAACGTCAACACGTTCTACAACCTGCTGGTCACGCAACTGACCAACCAGGATCCCCTCAACCCGATGAGCAATTCAGACTTGTCGGCGCAGTTGGCGCAATTCAGCACCGCCAGCGGGGTGCAGTCCATGCAGCAATCCATGGCGGCGCTGACCGCGCAGATGGCGCAGTCCCAAGGTCTTCAGGCCGCTAATCTGGTCGGGCAAAACGTGGTGTTCGACAACAACTCAGTCAGTCTGGGAGCTAGCGGAGGCACAGCCGGGGGCTTTACCCTGGCCAGCGCTGCGCAAAACGTGCAGGTCCAGATTCAGAACACTGCAGGACAAGTCATCCAGACTTTGAAGCTCGGAGGCTTGCCGACCGGGGTGCAGACGTTCAATTGGAATGGAACGGATTCCACCGGCAAACCCGCTCCTGTGGGCAATTACACCTTCAGCGTTCAGGCGATGGACTCTGGCGGCCAAAGCGTGGCCGCCATTCCCTTCGGCACGGGCACGGTGCAGTCGGTCTACCTGAATGCCAGTACCGGCCCGTCACTGCAGATTCAAGGTCAGAGCGGCACGATTCCACTTTCGAGCATTCAAGGCGTGATGTAA
- the fliD gene encoding flagellar filament capping protein FliD, producing the protein MSSVSISGLVSGINVQSLITTLSAAYQQPITLLQNQEQSYQTTVSAWGSVQNTLSSLQSAVGNLQNVTSLNNRTVNLSNTSAVSGTASANAPLGSYSLSNIVLAQTQSVYSQDFASATNTAVGTGTLQIQVGSGSVTNISVGSANNTLNGIAAAINGSNSGVNAAVIYDGTGYRLTLTGNNTGAANAFTVSASGATGSLAALSYSASTSGGMSQSQAAQNASVSINGLAITSATNTVSGAIPGVSLNLLQASGSSTLTVANDSSAFVTSVQSFVTAFNSTMSTLNQLTAFNGGTGTSGSSGQSGPLIGNAGIQTLRTQLLNLISGQGIGTTPGSSYTSLGAVGLSLAQDGTLVLNSGTLNQALSGDYNAVAGLFGQVGSATNANVQFVGAGNSTQPGTYAVNVTTPAAQASVTASNAIASGGLSSAETLVFGSGATSVSVQLASGATINAIVATINATLSQQGLSDITAVNNNGSLQFQSSGYGSAQSFTVVSTQAASSGSTGIGTTLLTAKGADVVGSINGQTSSGAGQQLTATGSGAALGLQLSMTGQGTGNLGTVTVSQGLYQQMNTILTQALNTQSGFVSAATSGLNSTITSINQQITQLQSSAAAQTTLLQQQFNAMQTQVSQLQSVGQYLTAFFNTGTSSSSSTTSG; encoded by the coding sequence ATGTCGTCGGTGTCCATTTCGGGTTTGGTTAGTGGGATCAACGTGCAGTCGCTGATCACCACGCTCAGCGCGGCTTACCAGCAACCCATCACCTTGCTACAGAACCAGGAGCAGTCCTACCAGACGACCGTGAGCGCTTGGGGCTCGGTCCAGAACACCCTCTCAAGCCTGCAGTCGGCAGTCGGCAACTTGCAGAACGTCACGAGCCTGAACAATCGCACGGTCAATCTGAGCAACACCAGCGCCGTATCAGGCACGGCCAGCGCGAACGCGCCGCTGGGCAGCTATTCACTGAGCAACATCGTTCTGGCGCAGACGCAGAGCGTGTATTCACAAGACTTCGCGTCAGCCACCAATACCGCAGTTGGCACGGGCACTTTGCAAATCCAGGTTGGTAGTGGATCCGTCACCAATATCAGTGTTGGCAGCGCAAACAACACGCTCAATGGCATCGCCGCGGCTATCAACGGGTCCAATAGCGGGGTGAACGCCGCAGTCATTTACGACGGCACTGGCTACCGCCTGACCCTCACGGGCAACAACACCGGCGCAGCGAATGCCTTTACGGTGAGCGCCAGTGGTGCGACGGGTTCATTGGCTGCTTTGAGTTACAGCGCCAGTACCTCCGGCGGCATGAGCCAGAGTCAGGCTGCGCAAAACGCTTCAGTCAGCATCAACGGCTTGGCCATCACCAGTGCCACGAACACCGTGAGTGGGGCGATCCCGGGCGTGAGTCTGAACCTGCTGCAGGCAAGTGGTTCGTCAACGCTGACGGTGGCCAATGATTCGAGCGCATTTGTGACCTCGGTGCAGAGTTTTGTCACCGCATTCAACTCGACCATGAGCACGCTGAATCAGCTCACCGCCTTCAACGGGGGAACGGGCACGAGCGGATCATCTGGCCAGAGCGGCCCATTGATCGGAAATGCCGGGATCCAGACGCTACGCACGCAGTTGCTCAATCTGATCAGCGGCCAGGGTATTGGCACGACTCCCGGCAGTTCTTATACATCCTTGGGTGCGGTGGGCCTGAGCCTGGCACAGGACGGCACGCTCGTGCTGAACTCGGGCACGTTAAACCAAGCGCTATCGGGCGATTACAACGCCGTGGCAGGCCTGTTCGGGCAGGTCGGCAGTGCCACGAATGCCAACGTGCAGTTCGTCGGCGCGGGCAATAGCACCCAACCGGGAACCTATGCGGTGAACGTGACGACACCTGCGGCACAGGCAAGCGTCACGGCATCCAACGCGATTGCCAGTGGCGGCCTGAGCAGCGCCGAAACACTGGTCTTCGGCTCGGGAGCAACCAGCGTATCGGTGCAACTGGCCTCGGGGGCAACCATCAACGCGATTGTTGCCACCATCAATGCCACATTGAGTCAGCAAGGTTTGAGCGACATCACAGCCGTCAACAATAACGGTAGCCTCCAATTTCAATCGTCCGGCTACGGTAGTGCACAAAGCTTCACGGTGGTGTCGACCCAGGCTGCCTCAAGTGGGAGCACTGGGATTGGGACCACATTGCTCACGGCAAAGGGGGCGGACGTCGTTGGTTCGATCAACGGGCAGACCAGTAGCGGTGCGGGCCAGCAGCTCACGGCCACCGGGTCGGGTGCGGCGCTCGGATTGCAGTTAAGCATGACGGGCCAGGGCACGGGAAACCTTGGGACTGTCACCGTCAGCCAGGGCCTCTACCAACAGATGAACACGATCTTGACGCAGGCACTCAACACGCAGAGTGGTTTCGTCTCAGCGGCCACCAGTGGCCTCAACAGCACCATTACGAGCATCAACCAGCAAATCACGCAGTTGCAAAGCAGCGCAGCGGCACAAACCACGTTGTTGCAGCAGCAGTTCAATGCCATGCAAACCCAGGTGTCACAACTGCAGTCCGTGGGGCAGTACCTCACGGCCTTCTTTAACACCGGCACATCCAGCAGTTCATCCACTACCAGCGGTTGA